CTTCGAGATGTACGAGCGGATCACCGGGGAGAACGGCTACAAGGTTCCGATGCGGATCTATCCCGCCTCCCACTACGCGATGGGGGGCTTGTGGGTGGACTACACGCTGATGAGCAACATCCCCGGCCTCTTCGTGCTGGGCGAGGCGAACTTCTCCGTCCACGGTGCGAACAGGCTGGGCGCAAGCGCCCTCATGCAGGGCCTTGCCGACGGCTATTTCGTCATTCCGTACACGATCGCTCCTTACCTGGCCGCCTCGAAGCCGGGGAAGGTGAATACGGACCACCCGGAGTGCAGGAAGTCGATCGACGACGTGAACGGGTTTATCAGGAAGCTCCTCTCGGTGAACGGGAAGGAGACCCCCGCCGACTTCATGCGGAAGCTGGGGAACATCACGTGGAACCTCGTGGGGATGGGACGGAGCAAGGAATCCCTCACCGAGGCCCTCTCGAAGATCCCGGAGGTCAAGGAAGAGTTCTGGAAAAACCTCAAGGTGAGCGGGAGCCCCAAAGAGCTGAACCAGCAGCTCGAAAACGCCGGCCGGACGATAGACTTCATCGAATTCGCCGACCTTCTCTGCCGCGACGCCCTGGCCCGCGACGAATCGTGCGGCGCCCACTTCCGGGTGGAGCACCAGTACGAGGACGGGGAAGCGAAACGCGACGACGCGAACTACATGCACGTGGCGGCCTGGGGATACAAGGGCGAAGGCGCGGAGCCCGAGCGGCACACGGAACCGCTCGATTTCACCGTAATCAAACCCGCGGTAAGGAGCTATAAATAATGAGCGGACAAAGCGAACACAATACAAAGACCCTGAAGCTGATCGTCTGGAGGCAGGCCGGTCCTGACAAGCCCGGCCGTTTCGAGACCTACACCGCGAAAAACATAACCGACCACCACTCCTTCCTCGAGATGCTCGACGTGGTGAACGAGGAACTCATCAAGGATGGGAAGGAGCCGATCGTCTTCGACCACGACTGCCGGGAGGGAATCTGCGGCGTCTGCTCGCAGGTGATCAACGGCCTGGCCCACGGCGGCCAGGAGCGCACCACCGTCTGCCAGCTCCACATGCGCCTCTTCAAGGACGGCGACACGATCTACATCGAGCCGTGGCGGGCACGGGCGTTTCCCATCATCAAGGACCTGATGGTGAACAGGGGCGCTCTTGACAAGATCATCCAGGCGGGTGGGTACACCTCCGCCCACACCGGCGGGTGCCCGGACGCCAACTCCATCCCCATCCCGCGTCCCGAAGCGGAGTACGCGATGGACGCCGCCGAGTGCATCGGATGCGGGGCCTGCGTGGCCGGCTGCCCGAACGGCGCGGCGATGCTCTTCACCGGTGCGAAGGTCTCCCAGCTCGCGGCGCTGCCGCAGGGTCAGGTGGAGGCGGCCGAGCGGGTCGTCGCCATGCTCCAGGCGGCGCAGGATTGCGGCTTCGGCAACTGCACCAACCATTACGAGTGCCAGGCCGCCTGCCCGAAGGGGATCAACGTGAAGTTCATCGCCCGGCTCAACCGGGAGTACTTCAAGGCGCAGTTCTAAAGCAAGACCGGAACGAACTTACAAACGGGGACGTTCCTGAGGTTTTACCTACAAACGGGGACGTTCCTGAGGTTTTACCTGAAAACAGGGACAGTCCCGGGAAGATCGGGTTTTTACAGCGGCTTGATCGTAAACGGATAGTAAAAAGCGGGGGCGGAAACGCCCCCGCTTTCGTATAGGTTGGTTTACAAGGTTGACTGGTGAACTTCGCGATTATTTCCGGATCCGTTTCCTCGCATAACCCGAAATCCCGATAAGGCACGTCCCGAGAAGAATCAGCGTCCCGGGCTCGGGAACCGGTGCAGTGGCGCCATGCCCCATCAGATCGTCGTTGCCGCAACCCATCGTATAGTGCGCGTAGAAATCGGTCCCGTAACCGAGGAAACCGATATCGACCGTCACGGCGTTGTGGTTGCCTCCCAGGAATCCGGTTGAGCCGTCGC
The DNA window shown above is from Deltaproteobacteria bacterium and carries:
- a CDS encoding succinate dehydrogenase/fumarate reductase iron-sulfur subunit, with the translated sequence MSGQSEHNTKTLKLIVWRQAGPDKPGRFETYTAKNITDHHSFLEMLDVVNEELIKDGKEPIVFDHDCREGICGVCSQVINGLAHGGQERTTVCQLHMRLFKDGDTIYIEPWRARAFPIIKDLMVNRGALDKIIQAGGYTSAHTGGCPDANSIPIPRPEAEYAMDAAECIGCGACVAGCPNGAAMLFTGAKVSQLAALPQGQVEAAERVVAMLQAAQDCGFGNCTNHYECQAACPKGINVKFIARLNREYFKAQF